One Gordonia pseudamarae genomic window, AGATCTCGCTCACCGACGACACATCGGGGACCGGACAGGTCGAGGGCACACCCGACGGCACCCAAAGACAGGTCGACAGATCCGGCGGGTACAAGGCCGGATCGGGATTCAGCTTCAGTCAGGGCGCGACGGGTCTGGCCGAACCGCCCGCTCCCGCCGGAACGCCCGCACCCACCGAGCCGGTCAGGCCGCTGGGGGAGCGTACCGACGTCGACGGCCAGCCGGGCGTCGGTGATGACGCGGCGGTCCCGCGCGATGCGGACAAGCGCACCGTCCGCGATGTGTCGCTACCAGACATAGCCGAACCCGCCACGGAGACGCCCGCCGAGTCCGAGGTTGTCGAACCCGAGGTTGTCGAACCCGAGGTCGTCGTTGAACCGGAGGTCCTCGAACCCGAGGTCGCCGAACCCGAGGTCGTCGTTGAACCGGAGGTCGCGGCCGAACCTGTCGTCGAACCGGAGGTGACGGAGGAATCGGCCGCGACCGACACCGACGTCGAGGCCGCCACCGACGCCGCGCCGCCGGTACCGTCCACCGTCGAACCCGAGGCGCCCGCCGAGTCCGCCGCCACGCCCGCACCCGAGGTGGCCGAGCCCCGGCACCGTGCCCCCGAGCCTGCTGCGGTGCCCGAGGTCGCGGCACCAGCGGTGCCCGACACCGCGGAACAGGCCACGCTCACCCCCGCCATCGACGAGATCGCCCCGACGGCAGGACGGCTGGGCAAACTGCGCGGGCGCCTGTCCCGCTCGCAGGGCGCCATCGGCAAATCGATGCTCGGCCTGCTCGGCGCCGGTGATCTGGACGAGGACAGCTGGGAGGAGATCGAGGACACGCTGATCATGGCCGACCTCGGAACCGCCTCCACCACAGCCGTCGTGGAGAAGCTGCGCACCGAACTGGCCAGTAACCCCGTCCGCAGCGCCGACGACGCCCGCGCACTGCTGCGCAAGGTGCTCATCGAGCAACTGCATCCCGAGTACGACCGGTCGATCCGGGCGTTGCCGCATGCCGACCGGCCGTCGGTGATGCTGGTCGTCGGCGTCAATGGCACCGGCAAGACCACCACCACCGGCAAGCTGGCCCGCGTCCTGGTCGCCGACGGCAGGCGGGTCCTGCTCGGCGCCGCCGACACCTTCCGCGCGGCCGCCGCCGATCAGTTACAGACCTGGGGTGAACGCGTCGGCGCCCAGATCGTGCGCGGCAAGGAGAACGCCGATCCCGCGTCGGTGGCCTTCGACGCCGTGGCCAAGGGCATCGAGGACGGCGTCGATGTGGTGATGATCGACACCGCGGGCCGGCTGCACACCAAGACCGGTCTGATGGACGAACTCGACAAGGTCAAACGTGTCGTGGAGAAAAAGGCTCCGGTGGACGAGGTGATCCTGGTGCTCGACGCGACCGTCGGGCAGAACGGTCTGGTGCAGGCCCGGGTGTTCGCCGACGTCGTCAAGATCACCGGGGTGGCACTGACCAAGCTGGACGGCACCGCCAAGGGCGGAATCGTCTTCCACGTCCAGGAGGAGCTGGGTGTTCCGGTCAAGCTCGTCGGCCTCGGCGAAGGGGCCGACGATCTGGCGCCGTTCGAGCCGGGGGCGTTCGTCGACGCATTGCTGTGAATCCGGTCGATCAGGGCCCTGCGCGGACAGGCGAACTCGCATCCACGTAGGGCCACTGTGAGGTGCCGCTGAGAGCGATCCTGGCGGTTTACGCAGATGAAATATATTTCGCTCCGTGGTTCACCGGCACGAAACACCAGCGCACCACCACTGAAACCACCGACCGACAGAGTCATCACAGGCGCCGAGAGGTCGGCGTAACTCGTCAGGAGGTTTCTTACAGTGGTTCTCGCGCTGCCAACAGAATCGTTTGGCACATTCGACACTGGCGACACGGCGTGGATTCTCACCTCCGCGGCTCTCGTGTTGCTGATGACCCCGGGCTTGGCCTTTTTCTACGGAGGCCTGTCCCGCGGCAAGTCCGTTCTGAACATGATGATGATGTCGTTCGGCTCGCTGGCGACCGTGAGCGTCGTGTACGTGCTGTGGGGCTTCTCGATGGCCTTCAGCAACGGCATCACCGGTGACGATGACATTCTCGGCATCTTCGCCAATCCGTTCTCACTGTTCGGCTCTGATCAGCTCACCAACACCATCCAGCAGGGCGAGGACACCCTGGTGGTCACCGGTGGCAACTCCATCCCGTCGATCGTATTCCTGGGCTTCCAGCTCACCTTCGCCGTGATCACCGTCGCGCTGATCTCCGGATCGCTCGCCGAACGCGTCAAGTTCTCCACCTGGCTGGTGTTCACCGTGGTGTGGACGACCATCGTGTACTTCCCGCTCTCCCACATGGTGTGGGGCGGCGGCATCATGTCCGACGCCGAGAGCAGCTTCGCGTCGTGGATCTGGGGCACCGTGGACGGGGCCGCGAAGGTCGCACCTGTCGACTTCGCCGGTGGCACCGTGGTTCACATCAACGCCGGTATGGCCGGCCTGGTCCTGGCGATCATCGTGGGCAAGCGCGCCGGATTCGGCCGCACCGCTTACCGTCCGCACAACATCCCGTTCGTCATGCTCGGTGCCGCTCTCCTGTGGTTCGGCTGGTTCGGCTTCAACGTGGGTTCTGAACTCGCCGCCGACATGACCGCCGGCTTGGTCTGGGTCAACACCACCGCCGCCACCGCCGCCGCGATCCTCGGCTGGATGACCGTGGAATTGATTCGCGACAAGCACGCCACCAGCGTCGGCGCGGCATCGGGCATCGTCGCAGGTCTTGTCGCGATCACCCCGGCCTGCGGTTCGCTGACCCCGGTCGGTTCGCTGATTCTCGGTGCCGTGGCCGGTGCGCTCGCCGCCCTCGCGATCGGTCTCAAGAACAAGTTCGGCTACGACGATTCGCTCGACGTCGTCGGCGTGCACCTGGTCGCCGGCCTGTGGGGCACTGTCGGTATCGGCCTGCTGGCCAAGGGCGACGGCCTGTTCTGGGGCGGCGACGGAAAGCTCCTCATCGTGCAGATCGTGATCGCGCTCTTCGCCCTCGTGTTCACCGGTGTTCTCACCGCAGCCATCGCCTACGCCCTCAAGCCGCTCGGCTGGCGCGTCAGTGACGAGGACGAGAAGGTGGGCATCGATCAGGCCGAACACGTGGAGACCGCCTATGAATCAGCGTGAACGCACTCACTCGGACAACTACGCTGAATTCTGTGGAGAGGGATAATTCATGAAGCTGATCACTGCCATCGTCAAGCCGTTCACACTCGAAGACGTGAAGGCGGGACTCGAACAGGCCGGCATCCTCGGGATGACCGTGAGCGAGGTCCAGGGCTACGGCCGCCAAAAGGGCCACACCGAGGTCTATCGGGGGGCTGAGTACTCCGTCGACTTCGTGCCCAAGGTCCGGGTCGAGGTCGTCGTCGACGACGCAGCCGTGGACAAGGTCGTCGACGTGATCGTCGAGGCCGCCCGCACCGGCAAGATCGGTGACGGCAAGGTGTGGGTCTCCCCGGTCGACTCGGTGGTCCGGGTCCGCACCGGTGAGCGCGGGACCGACGCCCTGTAGTCTCCACCCTCCGGGTCGCCGACCCGGCCGGCACCGTGAATCGCGGCCCCGCGACTGATGATGAGTCAGCCGCGGGGCCGCGACCATCTCACACATACCCGTCTCCCACGCCTGTCCCGCATCGGTGCCACCCGACAGGCAGGAGTCCCCTTCACGGATCTGCGAGGTAGCGAGAACTCATGGCAGCAACAGACCTTGCCCAGGCAAGACGCCAACTGCTCACCTCGGCGCGCTCGGGCAAACTCGACGCACCCGGCCTACGGCAGGTGCTCGTCGACCTGCACGAGTTCTGGCTCAACAGCAAGGGTGCCGAGCTCGGAATCACGGCCGACAGCGGGCTGTCGATCGTCGCGGTCGGCGGCCTCGGCCGTGGTGAATTGCTGCCGTTCTCCGATCTGGACCTGATCCTGCTGCATGATGATCTGCCCGCGGCCACGGTGTCGGAGGTGGCCGACGGACTGTGGTATCCCCTGTGGGACGCGAACATTCCGCTCGATCATTCGGTGCGCACGGTCCCGCAGGCGCTGTCGGTGGCCGCCGACGACGTCACCGCCGCGCTCGGGCTGTTGGAGGCCCGGCACCTCGTCGGCGACGAGGATCTGTCCACACTGCTGATCGGCGGGGTGCGTCAGCAGTGGCGGGCCCAGATCAGCACACGGTTCCCCGACGTGGTGACCCACGCCCAGGATCGTTGGCGCCGGGCCGGTGACATCGCCCATCGCGCCGAACCCGACCTCAAGAGCGGTCGCGGCGGGCTGCGCGATGTGCAGTTGCTCGGGGCATTGGCGGTGGCACAGCTGACCGACGGGGTCTCCCAGGCCCGGTCGGAGTCGGCGGGTTCGGGTCCGCAGGCGGCCTACCTGCGGCTCCTCGACATCCGCACTGAACTGCACCGGATCGCGGGCAGGCCGCGCGAGCAGGTCCGCGCGCAGGACGCAGACGAGATCGGCGCGGCGTTGCGGATCGGCGACAGGTTCGATCTGGCGCGCTCGATCAGCGATGCCGCCCGCACCATCAGCTACTCCATCGACGTGGGTCTGCGCACCGCGGGAAACGCGCTGCCGCGACGGGGGCTGGCCAAGCTCCGGCGGCCGCCCGTGCGCCGCCCACTCGACGAGGGCGTGGTGGAGCACCACGGCGAGGTCGTGTTGGCGCGCAACGCGATTCCGAGCCGTGACCCGGGGCTGATCCTGCGGGTGGCGGCCTCGTCGGCACGTACGGGTCTGCCGATCAGTGCCTCGACGCTGAGCAGGCTGGCCGACTACGCGCCGGAACTGCGCGAACCGTGGCCGAAGGAGGCGCTCAGCGACCTCATCGTGCTACTCGGATCCGGTCACCACATGGTCGACCCGATCGAGGCGCTGGACCGGACGGGACTGTGGGGCAGGCTGATTCCCGAGTGGGGAGCGGTTCGTGACCTGCCGCCGCGTGATGCGATCCATTCGTGGACCGTCGACCGCCATCTGGTGGAGACCGCCTCGTACGCGAGCGCGATGACCACCCGCGTCACCCGGCCCGACCTGCTGGTCCTGGGCGCCCTGATCCACGACCTGGGCAAAGGCCGCGGCGCCGACCACAGCATCGTCGGTGCCGAACTGGCCATCCAGCTGGGCAACCGGATGGGGCTGTGGCCGCAGGACGTGACGATTCTGTCGGAGATGGTGCGTCATCATCTGCTGCTGCCGTCGGTGGCCACCCGCCGCGACCTGGAGGATCCCGCGACGGCCCAGTTCGTCGTCGACACCCTCGGCGGCAATCGGGTGCTGCTGGAGCTGCTGGCGGCGCTGGCCGAGGCCGACTCGCTGGCCACCGGTCCCGGGGTGTGGGGGGACTGGAAGTCGTCGCTGATCCTCGATCTTGTGCGTCGGTGCCTGCGGCTCATCGACGGTGCCACGCCCGTGGCGGTCGAGCCGTTGTCGCCGGAACAGCGCGATCTGGCCGAGGCCGGAGGGTTCGCGGTCGAGATTTCCCAGGCGGAGGGACTGCACACCTACACGGTCACGATGGTGGCCCCCGACCGGCCCGGGCTGCTGTCCAAGATGGCCGGTGTGCTGGGCCTGCACGGTCTGCGCGCGCAGTCGGCATCGGTACGCGGCCACGCCGGCAGCGCCGTCAACACCTTCGTGGTGGTACCCCGGTTCGGCAGCCCGCCCGAGGCCGGGCTGATGCGTCAGCAGCTGATCGCCGCCGTCGAGGGCAAGGTCGATGTGCTGGCCAGGCTGGACGCGCGCGAGGCCGAATCGCCGATCCCGACCATCGCCAGCATCTCCGAAGGCATCGGCGCGCTCGCCGGGGCATCGGCATCGGCGGGCAGCACCGATCCCGCGGTGGACGGTGCCGGACACGCCAAGTTCGCCGTCCCGGCGCTGTTCGCCGTGGCACCCGCCCGGATTCTGTGGTCGGGGGTCGAGACATCCGGCACCGGCGAGCCGGACCGGGATGGCGAGCCGGACACGGGGGGGCGGGGCGAGGGTGTCGAGTCCGGTCGCCGGGGAGGCGGCGACGGCGGGCAGGCCATCCTGGAACTGCGTGTGGACGACCGGATCGGGTTGCTCAGCCGGGTCAGCGCGGTGCTCGAATCGCACGGTGTGGATGTGCGCTGGGCCAAGGTCGCCACCCTCGGCAACACGGTGGTCGACACGTTCTGCATCCGGCGCTCGGACCCGGAGCTGAGCATCGACGATCCAGGGTTCCGCGCGGAGGTGGAGGCCGATATCCTCCGGGTCTGCCCGCAGCCCCAGCCGCGCGTCGAACCGGAGGCGGGCAACGGCCCGGGCACCACCGGCGGAACCTCCCGCTCAGGTGTGCCGATCAGCTGAGCCGGTCGCGGACATGGAACACTAGAGGAATGTTCGATTCCCTCTCCGACCGGTTGACCGGTGCCCTGAAGGATCTGCGCGGCAAGGGCAAGCTGTCCGATGCCGATATCGACAGAACCGCCCGCGAGATCCGCCTGGCGCTGCTGGAGGCCGACGTCTCGCTGCCGGTGGTGCGCGGATTCATCGCCGGCATCAAACAGCGCGCCAAGGGCGCCGAGGTGTCGGGCGCGCTCAACCCGGCCCAGCAGGTCGTCAAGATCGTCAACGAGGAACTCATCGAGATCCTTGGCGGCGAGACGCGGCGGGTGCAGTTCGCCAAGAAGCCGCCGACGATCATTATGCTCGCCGGTCTGCAGGGTGCCGGTAAGACGACGCTGGCCGGCAAGCTCGGCAACTGGCTCAAGCAGCAGGGCCACACCCCGCTGCTGGTGGCCTGTGACCTGCAGCGACCCGGGGCGGTCTCGCAGCTGCAGATCGTCGGCGAGCGGGCCGGTGTGCCGGTGTTCGCGCCGCACCCGGGGACCGGGATCGGCGGCGAGAACCTGCCCGCCGAGAACGGGTGGGTGCCGCTCGGCGTGAGCTCGGGTGACCCGGTGGCGGTGGCCAGGGCCGGTATCGACGAGGCCGTGGCGCAGCACTACGACGTGGTCGTGATCGACACCGCCGGACGCCTCGGCATCGACGAGGAACTGATGCGGCAGGCCGCCGACATCCGCGAGGCCACCAACCCCGACGAAGTACTGTTCGTCGTCGACGCGATGATCGGTCAGGACGCGGTCTCCACCGCCGAGTCATTCCAGGCCGGTGTGGGCTTCACCGGCGTGGTGCTCACCAAACTCGACGGCGACGCCCGCGGTGGTGCGGCGCTGTCGGTGCGTCAGGTGACCGGTCGGCCCATCATGTTCGCCTCCTCCGGCGAGAAGCTGGAAGACTTCGACGTCTTCCATCCCGACCGGATGGCCAGCCGGATCTTGGGGATGGGCGATGTGCTCAGCCTCATCGAGCAGGCCGAACAGCATTGGGATCAGCAGCAGGCCGAGGAGGCCGCCGCCAAGATCACCCAGGGCGAGCTGACCCTGGAAGACTTCCTCGAGCAGATGCTGATGATCCGGAAGATGGGCCCCATCGGCAATATTCTCGGGATGCTGCCCGGTGCCGGGCAGATGAAGGACGCGCTGGCCCAGGTCGACGACAAGCAGCTCGACCGGGTGCAGGCCATCATCCGCGGCATGACACCGGCCGAACGGGAGAACCCGAAGATCATCAACGCCTCCCGCCGGTTGCGGATCGCCAACGGTTCGGGTGTGACGGTGAGCGAGGTCAACCAGCTCGTCGACCGGTTCTTCGAGGCACGCAAGATGATGGCGCAGATGTCCGGGCGGATGGGCTTCGGCCCGGCCGGGCGGCGCAACGCCCGCAAGGGCAAGGGCAAAGGCAAGAAGGGCAAGGGGCGCGGACCGACTCCGCCGAAGGTGCGCGGAGGCTTCCCCGGGATGCCCGGCATGGGCGGCATGCCCGCCGGTTTCCCGGATCTGTCCGACATGCCGGCCGGTCTCAACGAGCTCCCGCCGGGACTGGAGGGCATCGACATCTCGCAGTTCCAGCAGCCGAGGAAGCGCGGCAACTAGACGGCTCGGCCGCAGTTCGTACGGGGGTTTCGATGACCAAGGGCGCGTTGCGATTTCGAGGTACCGATCCGTTCACCGAGCAGTCGTTGGAGCTGTGGGTGGTCGACGGACGGATCACCTACGAACCGGTGGCGTCGGCCGAGACCGCGATCGACGGCGGGTGGATCATCCCGGGACTGGTCGACGCGCATAACCACGTCGGGATCGCCCCCGGGCTCGGGGTCACCATCGAGCAGGCCCGGCAGGCCGCCTATGCCGACGCGCGGGCGGGCGCCCTGCTGATCCGCGAGGTCGGGTCACCGTTGGACACCCATCCGCTCGACGATGATCCGCTGTGCCCGCGATTCATCCGGTCGGGCAGGCACATCGCCCGACCCAAGAGGTATCTGCGCGGGTACGGCGTCGATCTGGTGGCCCCGGACGAACTGCCCGCCGAGGTGGCCCGGCAGGCCGCGGCCGGCGACGGCTGGGTCAAGATCGTCGGCGACTGGATCGACCGCGAGACCGGCGACCTCGCTCCGCTGTGGGACCGGTCCACCCTGGAGGCGGCGGTGACCGCCGGGCACGAGGCGGGCGCCCGGATCACCGCGCATGTGTTCGGCACCGACGCGCTCGGTGACATCATCGGCGCCGGATTCGACTGCATCGAACACGGCACCGGGCTGACCGGTGACCTGATCGACCAACTGGTCGAGAGGTCGATAGCGCTGGTGCCCACGGTGATTCAGGTGGAGAATTTTCCCGGGATCGCCGACGGCGCCGACCGGTACCCGGTCTATCAGGCCAACATGCGCGCGCTGCACGCAGGTGCCGGCGACGTCTTCGCCGCCGCACGGGAGGCCGGGGTGCGGATGTTCACCGGTACCGACGCCGGCGGCTTCATCACGCACGGGCGGATCGTCGATGAGATCGAGGCGCTCGCGGCCCTGGGCTGGCGTCCGATGGAAGCGCTGGCCGCCGCCAGTACCGATGCCCGCGCGTGGCTGGGTGCCGACGCGCTGGGGGAGGGCGAACGCGCCGACTTCCTGGTCGTGGCCGATGATCCGCGCGAACACGTCGCCGCAGTGCGAGCGCCCGCGGCCATCATGTGCTCCGGCGTGCGCATCAGGTGACCGTGTGTGACATCGGGTGGTGGTTCCATGCCCGGCATTGTGTGATATAGGGCACAAACGTTGCAGCAGGGTTGGGGGCTACTCGATAGTAATGTAGCTTTCAGGTTGCAGCTGGGTTCGGATATGGATGCCTTTCGCGGGGTAGGCAACCACATCCGAACCCGGCTCTCGTGTGTCCCCGATAGCCGGACCTGCTGGGAAAGTGCTCAGCCCGGGGCGGCGTGCGGAATATGCCAAGAACGCATACGCGTCGGCGCAACGTGCAAAAATCGATATCTCGCAGCAGTCGGGATTTCTGATCTCGGTGGTGGGTCTGGCAGAATGATGCGTCGGTTCGTCGGACCCGGCCACGGCCGACCGACGGTCACACCGAATCAGATCGCAAAACCGGGCTCACCACTTCGGGCGAGTCGCCGAATTGCGCAGTGACCAGCAAGGAAGACACATGGCTGTCAAAATCAAGCTCACCCGTCTCGGCAAGATCCGCAACCCGCAGTACCGCATCGTCGTCGCCGACGCGCGTACCCGTCGTGACGGTCGTGTCATCGAGACCATCGGCAAGTACCACCCGAAGGAAGAGCCCAGCCTGATCGAGGTCGACTCGGAGCGGGCGCAGTACTGGCTCGGCGTGGGTGCACAGCCCACCGATCCGGTTCAGGCCATCCTCAAGGTCACCGGCGACTGGCAGAAGTTCAAGGGCCTGCCGGGCGCCGAGGGCACCCTGAAGACCGCCGCTCCCAAGCCGTCCAAGCTTGACCTGTTCAACGCCGCCCTCGCCGCCGCCGACAGCGCGCCCGTCGCCGAGGCCACCACGCCGAAGAAGAAGGCCGCCAAGAAGGACGCCGACGAGGCTGCTCCCGAGGCCGGCGCGTGAGTGCTGTCGTCGCCGACGCGGTCGAACATCTCGTTCGCGGAATCGTCGCCAACCCCGATGACGTGCGTGTCGACCTGGTGACCGGCCGCCGCGGCCGTCTGGTCGAGGTGCAGGTCAACCCGGAGGATCTCGGCAAGGTCATCGGCCGTAACGGCCGCACGGCCACCGCGCTGCGCACCCTCGTCGCCGGTATCGGTGGCCGCGGAATCCGTGTCGACATCGTCGACACCGACCGCTGAGCACCGGTACAGGCAGCTACGCGCAGATGGATCTGGTCATCGGCCGAGTGGTCAAGGCGCACGGTATCCGCGGCGAACTCGTCGTCGAGGTGCGCACCGATGATCCCGGCACCCGATTCGCGCGGGGCGAGGTCCTGCGCGGTCAGGCGCCGCGCGGAGGTGGGGAACGTCCGTTCACGGTAACGGCCGCCCGGAATCATTCCGGGCGGCTGTTGCTGTCTCTCGCCGAGGTCGACGACCGCTCCGCCGCCGACGCGCTGCGCGGAACGCTGTTCGTCATCGACGCCGCCGATGTCGATTCGGGCGACGACCCGGACGAATTCTACGATCACGAACTCGAAGGTCTGACCGTCACGACGGTCGCGGGCGAGTCCGTGGGCGTGGTGTCGTCGGTGCTGCATCTGCCCGCCAACGACATTCTCGCCGTCACCACGGCGGACGGGCGCGAGCTGCTGGTCCCGTTTGTGCGTGAGATCGTGCCCGAGGTCACCCGCGACGGCGGTGTGGTGATCGATCCGCCCGACGGTCTGTTCGACCAGTGACCGGGCAGCCGGAGGTCGCCGGACCGGCGATGCGCCTGGACATCGTCTCGATCTTTCCCGAATACCTTGCCCCGCTTCGGGTTGCCCTGCTGGGCAAGGCCATCGACCGGGGACAGGTCGAGATCGGCGTGCACGACCTGCGCGACTGGACCCACGACGTGCACCGCAG contains:
- the ftsY gene encoding signal recognition particle-docking protein FtsY, with the protein product MNTGLVIGIVVAVLLIVALIGLGTVMARRRQISLTDDTSGTGQVEGTPDGTQRQVDRSGGYKAGSGFSFSQGATGLAEPPAPAGTPAPTEPVRPLGERTDVDGQPGVGDDAAVPRDADKRTVRDVSLPDIAEPATETPAESEVVEPEVVEPEVVVEPEVLEPEVAEPEVVVEPEVAAEPVVEPEVTEESAATDTDVEAATDAAPPVPSTVEPEAPAESAATPAPEVAEPRHRAPEPAAVPEVAAPAVPDTAEQATLTPAIDEIAPTAGRLGKLRGRLSRSQGAIGKSMLGLLGAGDLDEDSWEEIEDTLIMADLGTASTTAVVEKLRTELASNPVRSADDARALLRKVLIEQLHPEYDRSIRALPHADRPSVMLVVGVNGTGKTTTTGKLARVLVADGRRVLLGAADTFRAAAADQLQTWGERVGAQIVRGKENADPASVAFDAVAKGIEDGVDVVMIDTAGRLHTKTGLMDELDKVKRVVEKKAPVDEVILVLDATVGQNGLVQARVFADVVKITGVALTKLDGTAKGGIVFHVQEELGVPVKLVGLGEGADDLAPFEPGAFVDALL
- a CDS encoding ammonium transporter; translated protein: MVLALPTESFGTFDTGDTAWILTSAALVLLMTPGLAFFYGGLSRGKSVLNMMMMSFGSLATVSVVYVLWGFSMAFSNGITGDDDILGIFANPFSLFGSDQLTNTIQQGEDTLVVTGGNSIPSIVFLGFQLTFAVITVALISGSLAERVKFSTWLVFTVVWTTIVYFPLSHMVWGGGIMSDAESSFASWIWGTVDGAAKVAPVDFAGGTVVHINAGMAGLVLAIIVGKRAGFGRTAYRPHNIPFVMLGAALLWFGWFGFNVGSELAADMTAGLVWVNTTAATAAAILGWMTVELIRDKHATSVGAASGIVAGLVAITPACGSLTPVGSLILGAVAGALAALAIGLKNKFGYDDSLDVVGVHLVAGLWGTVGIGLLAKGDGLFWGGDGKLLIVQIVIALFALVFTGVLTAAIAYALKPLGWRVSDEDEKVGIDQAEHVETAYESA
- a CDS encoding P-II family nitrogen regulator; translated protein: MKLITAIVKPFTLEDVKAGLEQAGILGMTVSEVQGYGRQKGHTEVYRGAEYSVDFVPKVRVEVVVDDAAVDKVVDVIVEAARTGKIGDGKVWVSPVDSVVRVRTGERGTDAL
- a CDS encoding [protein-PII] uridylyltransferase translates to MAATDLAQARRQLLTSARSGKLDAPGLRQVLVDLHEFWLNSKGAELGITADSGLSIVAVGGLGRGELLPFSDLDLILLHDDLPAATVSEVADGLWYPLWDANIPLDHSVRTVPQALSVAADDVTAALGLLEARHLVGDEDLSTLLIGGVRQQWRAQISTRFPDVVTHAQDRWRRAGDIAHRAEPDLKSGRGGLRDVQLLGALAVAQLTDGVSQARSESAGSGPQAAYLRLLDIRTELHRIAGRPREQVRAQDADEIGAALRIGDRFDLARSISDAARTISYSIDVGLRTAGNALPRRGLAKLRRPPVRRPLDEGVVEHHGEVVLARNAIPSRDPGLILRVAASSARTGLPISASTLSRLADYAPELREPWPKEALSDLIVLLGSGHHMVDPIEALDRTGLWGRLIPEWGAVRDLPPRDAIHSWTVDRHLVETASYASAMTTRVTRPDLLVLGALIHDLGKGRGADHSIVGAELAIQLGNRMGLWPQDVTILSEMVRHHLLLPSVATRRDLEDPATAQFVVDTLGGNRVLLELLAALAEADSLATGPGVWGDWKSSLILDLVRRCLRLIDGATPVAVEPLSPEQRDLAEAGGFAVEISQAEGLHTYTVTMVAPDRPGLLSKMAGVLGLHGLRAQSASVRGHAGSAVNTFVVVPRFGSPPEAGLMRQQLIAAVEGKVDVLARLDAREAESPIPTIASISEGIGALAGASASAGSTDPAVDGAGHAKFAVPALFAVAPARILWSGVETSGTGEPDRDGEPDTGGRGEGVESGRRGGGDGGQAILELRVDDRIGLLSRVSAVLESHGVDVRWAKVATLGNTVVDTFCIRRSDPELSIDDPGFRAEVEADILRVCPQPQPRVEPEAGNGPGTTGGTSRSGVPIS
- the ffh gene encoding signal recognition particle protein; this encodes MFDSLSDRLTGALKDLRGKGKLSDADIDRTAREIRLALLEADVSLPVVRGFIAGIKQRAKGAEVSGALNPAQQVVKIVNEELIEILGGETRRVQFAKKPPTIIMLAGLQGAGKTTLAGKLGNWLKQQGHTPLLVACDLQRPGAVSQLQIVGERAGVPVFAPHPGTGIGGENLPAENGWVPLGVSSGDPVAVARAGIDEAVAQHYDVVVIDTAGRLGIDEELMRQAADIREATNPDEVLFVVDAMIGQDAVSTAESFQAGVGFTGVVLTKLDGDARGGAALSVRQVTGRPIMFASSGEKLEDFDVFHPDRMASRILGMGDVLSLIEQAEQHWDQQQAEEAAAKITQGELTLEDFLEQMLMIRKMGPIGNILGMLPGAGQMKDALAQVDDKQLDRVQAIIRGMTPAERENPKIINASRRLRIANGSGVTVSEVNQLVDRFFEARKMMAQMSGRMGFGPAGRRNARKGKGKGKKGKGRGPTPPKVRGGFPGMPGMGGMPAGFPDLSDMPAGLNELPPGLEGIDISQFQQPRKRGN
- a CDS encoding amidohydrolase family protein → MTKGALRFRGTDPFTEQSLELWVVDGRITYEPVASAETAIDGGWIIPGLVDAHNHVGIAPGLGVTIEQARQAAYADARAGALLIREVGSPLDTHPLDDDPLCPRFIRSGRHIARPKRYLRGYGVDLVAPDELPAEVARQAAAGDGWVKIVGDWIDRETGDLAPLWDRSTLEAAVTAGHEAGARITAHVFGTDALGDIIGAGFDCIEHGTGLTGDLIDQLVERSIALVPTVIQVENFPGIADGADRYPVYQANMRALHAGAGDVFAAAREAGVRMFTGTDAGGFITHGRIVDEIEALAALGWRPMEALAAASTDARAWLGADALGEGERADFLVVADDPREHVAAVRAPAAIMCSGVRIR
- the rpsP gene encoding 30S ribosomal protein S16, with amino-acid sequence MAVKIKLTRLGKIRNPQYRIVVADARTRRDGRVIETIGKYHPKEEPSLIEVDSERAQYWLGVGAQPTDPVQAILKVTGDWQKFKGLPGAEGTLKTAAPKPSKLDLFNAALAAADSAPVAEATTPKKKAAKKDADEAAPEAGA
- a CDS encoding RNA-binding protein; its protein translation is MSAVVADAVEHLVRGIVANPDDVRVDLVTGRRGRLVEVQVNPEDLGKVIGRNGRTATALRTLVAGIGGRGIRVDIVDTDR
- the rimM gene encoding ribosome maturation factor RimM (Essential for efficient processing of 16S rRNA); its protein translation is MDLVIGRVVKAHGIRGELVVEVRTDDPGTRFARGEVLRGQAPRGGGERPFTVTAARNHSGRLLLSLAEVDDRSAADALRGTLFVIDAADVDSGDDPDEFYDHELEGLTVTTVAGESVGVVSSVLHLPANDILAVTTADGRELLVPFVREIVPEVTRDGGVVIDPPDGLFDQ